A DNA window from Fusobacterium sp. FSA-380-WT-3A contains the following coding sequences:
- a CDS encoding TrkH family potassium uptake protein yields MNIKMIKYIIGTILKLEASFMLIPLFLSFFYKESNLVKFSHGITIFLSFIIGFFLSKKTPENTKIFAKEGLLIVSFSWITLSLFAALPFFISRQIPSYIDAFFEVVSGFTTTGASILTNVEALDKSLLFWRSFTHLVGGMGVLVLALAILPKNSNQSLHIMKAEVPGPTFGKLVAKMSYNSRILYMIYIFITLLIIFFLFIGGMPLFDSVVHAFGTVGTGGFGIKNTSVAYYNNPYIEYVLGIGMLLCGMNFNLFYALILKNFKQVMKNEELRFYLGIVSISIILICINISSSYSSFSKLFRDVFFTVSSIITTTGFATADFDKWPVFSKTILLLLMFIGGCAGSTAGGLKVSRIVVLFKTCVNELKKISTPNRILSIKIDGKPISKDLFNSISTYLILYIFIFFLILLSVSFETKTFTEAFSAVAATFNNIGPGLEAVGPTGNFSHFSDFNKIVLSLSMLLGRLEIFPILILFSPSLYKKFK; encoded by the coding sequence ATGAATATTAAAATGATAAAATATATAATTGGGACTATTTTAAAACTAGAAGCTAGTTTTATGTTAATACCTTTATTTTTAAGTTTTTTTTATAAAGAAAGTAATTTGGTTAAATTTTCTCATGGTATTACCATTTTTTTATCTTTTATAATTGGATTTTTTCTTTCTAAAAAGACTCCAGAAAATACCAAAATTTTTGCAAAAGAAGGACTTCTTATAGTTTCTTTCTCGTGGATTACTCTTTCTTTATTTGCAGCTTTACCATTTTTTATAAGTAGACAAATTCCTTCATATATTGATGCTTTTTTTGAAGTTGTAAGTGGATTCACAACTACAGGAGCTAGTATTTTAACTAATGTAGAAGCTTTGGATAAATCTTTGTTATTTTGGAGAAGTTTCACGCATCTTGTAGGTGGAATGGGAGTTTTGGTTTTAGCTTTAGCAATATTACCTAAAAATAGTAATCAATCTTTACACATAATGAAAGCTGAGGTTCCTGGTCCAACTTTTGGAAAATTAGTAGCAAAAATGTCTTATAATTCAAGAATTTTATATATGATTTATATTTTTATAACTTTATTAATAATTTTCTTTCTTTTTATAGGAGGAATGCCTTTATTTGATTCTGTAGTTCATGCTTTTGGTACTGTTGGAACTGGAGGATTTGGTATAAAAAATACAAGTGTTGCTTATTATAATAATCCTTATATAGAATATGTCTTAGGAATTGGAATGCTTTTATGTGGCATGAATTTCAATCTTTTTTATGCTTTAATTTTAAAAAATTTTAAACAAGTTATGAAAAATGAAGAATTACGTTTTTACTTAGGTATAGTTTCTATATCTATTATTTTAATTTGTATAAATATTTCATCTTCTTATAGTAGTTTTTCTAAATTATTTAGAGATGTTTTCTTCACTGTATCATCAATTATAACTACTACTGGTTTTGCAACTGCTGATTTTGATAAATGGCCAGTTTTCTCAAAAACTATCTTACTTCTATTGATGTTTATAGGAGGATGTGCTGGCTCTACAGCTGGTGGTTTAAAAGTTTCTCGGATAGTAGTTCTTTTTAAAACATGTGTTAATGAATTAAAGAAAATTAGTACTCCTAATAGAATTTTAAGTATAAAAATAGATGGTAAACCTATATCTAAAGATTTATTCAATAGTATAAGCACTTATTTAATTTTATATATTTTTATTTTCTTTTTAATTCTTCTATCTGTTTCATTTGAAACAAAAACTTTTACAGAAGCATTTAGTGCTGTTGCTGCTACTTTTAATAATATTGGACCTGGTCTTGAAGCAGTTGGGCCAACTGGAAACTTTTCCCATTTTTCAGATTTTAATAAAATTGTTTTATCTTTAAGTATGTTATTAGGTAGATTAGAGATTTTCCCTATACTTATATTATTTTCTCCATCTCTTTATAAAAAATTTAAATAA
- a CDS encoding MATE family efflux transporter: protein MNKDQRSQFRDAKLLPLLIKFSVPSTIVALSSILLNTTDRYFIGQAMGRVGIGSIATIYPLIVLGDALGMFFNAGGSSLVSIQLGQDNLEGARKTLGACIFTVGVVGIIYTILGFSFLDPLVRFLGATDSNIRYVKDYCLFFLPSVTFQMAFWSFCAFVRSEGNPIMSMMINFASIIVNVILDYLFVMVFSWEMKGAALATSFANFVPAMLLLHHFYKSDILTLKNKYISWDFSIVKRMFSTGFSSFSNEFLYGAYILVLNVQLLKYGGEIALISLGIMTILRSFINTSYSGLNQGRQPIISFNWGAKNFKRVKDTFILSLIISGISSIFLVGIVVLLSDKIVQIFIKNDLEVVEYTSQAIRYHLMYMTGTAIYLCCAGYFQAIRKGFITTRLIFLRLVILSIPLAYILPLKFGAIGVLVSFPIADCTTAIVAGYLMWKEVKLLDRKYMRHEMIKRYLKLNRPIV, encoded by the coding sequence ATGAATAAAGACCAACGTTCTCAATTTAGAGATGCAAAACTTTTACCTTTGCTTATTAAATTTTCTGTTCCTAGTACCATTGTTGCCTTATCCTCTATCTTATTAAATACAACAGATAGATATTTTATTGGTCAAGCAATGGGAAGAGTTGGAATTGGTTCTATTGCAACAATTTATCCTTTAATTGTTTTAGGTGATGCTCTGGGAATGTTTTTTAATGCTGGTGGTTCCTCTTTAGTAAGTATTCAACTGGGACAAGATAATCTTGAAGGTGCTAGAAAAACTTTAGGAGCTTGTATTTTTACTGTTGGAGTTGTTGGAATAATTTATACTATTTTAGGTTTTTCTTTTTTAGACCCATTAGTTAGATTTTTAGGAGCAACAGATTCTAATATTCGATATGTAAAAGACTATTGTTTATTCTTTCTTCCTTCTGTTACTTTCCAAATGGCATTTTGGTCTTTTTGTGCCTTTGTTAGAAGTGAAGGAAATCCTATTATGTCAATGATGATAAATTTTGCTTCTATAATTGTTAATGTTATACTAGATTATCTATTTGTTATGGTATTTAGTTGGGAAATGAAAGGAGCTGCTTTAGCTACATCTTTTGCTAACTTTGTTCCAGCAATGTTACTTTTACATCATTTTTATAAAAGTGATATATTAACACTAAAAAATAAATATATTTCTTGGGATTTTTCTATTGTTAAAAGAATGTTTTCTACAGGTTTCTCATCATTCTCTAACGAATTTTTATATGGAGCCTATATACTTGTGTTAAATGTTCAACTACTTAAATATGGTGGAGAAATTGCTCTTATCAGTTTAGGTATAATGACTATTCTTAGAAGCTTTATTAATACAAGTTATAGTGGTTTAAATCAAGGAAGGCAACCTATTATTTCTTTTAATTGGGGAGCAAAAAATTTTAAAAGAGTTAAAGATACTTTTATATTATCTCTTATAATTTCTGGAATTTCTTCTATCTTTCTAGTTGGTATTGTGGTACTTCTATCTGATAAAATAGTTCAAATATTTATAAAAAATGATTTAGAAGTTGTTGAATATACATCACAAGCTATAAGATATCATTTAATGTATATGACTGGAACTGCTATTTATCTATGCTGTGCTGGATATTTCCAAGCAATTAGAAAAGGATTTATTACAACAAGACTTATATTTTTAAGACTTGTCATCTTATCTATTCCACTTGCTTATATCCTTCCCTTAAAATTTGGAGCAATAGGGGTATTAGTAAGTTTCCCAATAGCAGATTGTACTACAGCTATAGTTGCTGGATATTTAATGTGGAAAGAAGTTAAGTTATTAGATAGAAAGTATATGCGTCATGAAATGATTAAAAGATATTTAAAATTAAATAGACCTATAGTATAA
- the thrC gene encoding threonine synthase: MNCISTRNKNISISPSLGILKGISKDGGLFIFENIENLKLSLEEIENLKDLSYKDIAFQILKRLLYDFPETSLKNSINLAYNKFSTEEVTPLVKVNQDYILELFHGPTSAFKDVALSLLPHLTVEAMKINKIDKKLLILTATSGDTGKAALEGFKNIENIKIAVFFPNDGTSTVQKKQMTTQEGNNTYVYGINGNFDDAQSGIKNIFTDKNIENYLKNKNYSFSSANSINIGRLVPQIIYYFYSYINLLKKNEISIGEKVNFIVPSGNFGDILAGYYAKLLGLPINKLVCASNSNKVLTDFYNTGVYNKNREFFKTLSPSMDILISSNLERLLFHLSNNDDKYIEKIMKDLKENGQYEISDSMLKKLQENFYFDYTGEEETKKTIKKVFNNYNYLLDTHTAVGYSVMEKFKKLDKFNCKNILLSTASPFKFSKSVYESIFEEISLNEFEIMKKLSKKTKFPIPENLKDLESKKELHKNIIEKNNIDKTIEVMLCSE; this comes from the coding sequence ATGAATTGTATAAGCACTAGAAATAAAAATATATCTATCTCTCCTTCTCTTGGGATTTTAAAAGGCATTTCTAAAGATGGAGGATTATTTATTTTTGAAAATATAGAAAATTTGAAATTATCTTTAGAAGAAATTGAGAATTTAAAAGATTTATCATATAAAGATATTGCTTTTCAAATTTTAAAAAGATTATTATATGATTTTCCTGAAACATCTTTAAAAAATTCTATAAATTTAGCTTATAATAAATTTTCTACTGAGGAGGTTACACCTTTAGTTAAAGTTAATCAAGATTATATTCTAGAGCTTTTTCATGGTCCAACAAGTGCTTTTAAAGATGTTGCTCTTTCTCTACTTCCTCATCTTACTGTGGAAGCTATGAAAATAAATAAAATTGACAAAAAACTTTTAATTCTTACTGCAACTTCTGGAGATACAGGAAAAGCTGCTCTTGAAGGATTTAAAAATATAGAAAATATAAAAATTGCTGTATTTTTCCCAAATGATGGAACTAGTACTGTACAAAAAAAACAAATGACAACTCAAGAGGGAAATAATACATATGTTTATGGAATAAATGGAAATTTTGATGATGCTCAATCTGGTATAAAAAATATATTTACAGATAAAAATATAGAAAATTATCTTAAAAATAAAAATTATTCATTCTCTTCTGCAAACTCAATTAATATAGGAAGACTTGTTCCACAAATTATTTACTATTTTTATTCTTATATTAATTTGCTTAAAAAGAATGAAATTTCTATTGGAGAAAAAGTTAATTTTATAGTTCCAAGTGGTAATTTTGGAGATATTCTTGCTGGATATTATGCTAAACTTCTTGGATTACCTATAAATAAATTAGTTTGTGCTTCTAATAGTAATAAAGTATTAACTGATTTTTATAACACAGGAGTTTATAATAAAAATAGGGAATTTTTTAAAACTCTTTCTCCATCTATGGATATTTTAATTTCAAGTAATTTAGAGCGTCTATTATTTCATTTAAGTAATAATGATGATAAATATATAGAAAAAATTATGAAAGATTTAAAAGAAAATGGTCAATATGAAATTTCAGATTCAATGTTAAAAAAATTACAAGAAAATTTCTATTTTGATTATACTGGTGAAGAAGAAACTAAAAAAACTATAAAAAAAGTTTTTAATAATTATAATTATCTTTTAGATACTCACACAGCTGTTGGATATTCTGTTATGGAAAAATTTAAAAAATTAGATAAATTTAATTGTAAAAATATTTTACTATCTACAGCTAGTCCATTTAAATTTTCAAAATCTGTATATGAAAGTATTTTTGAAGAAATCTCTTTAAATGAATTTGAAATTATGAAAAAGTTGAGCAAAAAAACAAAATTTCCTATTCCTGAAAATCTAAAAGATTTAGAAAGTAAAAAAGAATTACATAAAAATATAATAGAGAAAAATAATATAGATAAAACTATAGAGGTGATGCTATGTTCAGAGTAA
- the thrB gene encoding homoserine kinase — protein sequence MFRVRVPATTANLGPGFDSVGLAFKLYSYFTFKNSDKPLVITGCDKKYQNEDNLVYYSFKKTFEYLNLPLMNVEINIESSVPVCRGLGSSATCIVGGVIGASILSGKNLPMEEIFKICNSIEGHPDNIAPALFGGLTVSLVENNIPYTVKYNISDKLNFYVFIPDFELSTEKARNVLPKEISFKDGVYNISRTGVLLKSLELGDENLIKISLFDKLHQQYRFPLIDESSEIIKICNSNNVLGVVISGAGPTLLGITKNNNLIDEISSQIKLLKNKWEIKKLDIDISGTIIENL from the coding sequence ATGTTCAGAGTAAGAGTTCCAGCTACTACTGCCAATTTAGGACCAGGTTTTGATTCAGTAGGTTTAGCTTTTAAATTATATTCATATTTTACTTTTAAAAATTCTGACAAACCTTTAGTAATAACAGGTTGTGATAAAAAATATCAAAATGAAGATAATTTAGTTTATTACTCTTTTAAAAAGACTTTTGAATATCTAAATCTTCCTCTTATGAATGTAGAAATAAATATTGAAAGTTCTGTTCCTGTGTGTAGAGGACTTGGAAGTAGTGCTACTTGCATTGTTGGAGGAGTTATAGGAGCAAGTATCCTATCAGGAAAAAATCTTCCTATGGAAGAAATTTTTAAAATCTGCAATAGTATTGAAGGGCATCCTGATAATATAGCTCCAGCTCTTTTTGGTGGTCTTACAGTTTCTTTAGTTGAAAATAATATCCCTTACACAGTAAAATATAATATAAGTGATAAACTTAATTTTTATGTCTTCATTCCTGATTTTGAACTTTCAACAGAAAAAGCAAGAAATGTTTTACCAAAAGAAATTTCTTTTAAAGATGGTGTCTATAATATTTCTAGAACAGGAGTTTTATTAAAATCCTTGGAATTAGGTGATGAAAATCTTATAAAAATTTCTCTTTTTGATAAACTTCATCAACAATATAGATTTCCATTAATTGATGAAAGTTCCGAAATAATAAAAATTTGTAATTCTAATAATGTTTTGGGAGTTGTTATAAGTGGAGCTGGTCCAACTCTTTTAGGAATCACTAAAAATAATAATTTAATTGATGAAATTTCTTCACAAATAAAACTTCTAAAAAATAAATGGGAGATAAAAAAATTAGATATAGATATTTCAGGAACTATCATTGAAAATCTATAA